In Juglans microcarpa x Juglans regia isolate MS1-56 chromosome 8D, Jm3101_v1.0, whole genome shotgun sequence, the following are encoded in one genomic region:
- the LOC121243018 gene encoding patatin-like protein 2, translated as MENTMSVHPDQQPTSKNLITILSIDGGGIRGIIPATILAFLESQLQELDGEEVRLVDYFDVIAGTSTGGLVTAMLAAPNEKNRPLFDAKDIKPFYLQHGPQIFPQESGIYGAIKNTFRSLIGPKYDGKYLHRILREKLGGTRLDSTLTNVVIPTFDIKQLQPTIFSTSEAKKDSCLNARLSDICIGTSAAPTYLPAHHFMHQNDVGNVREFNLIDGGVVANNPALVAINQVTKQINDANPNFFPIKSTDYGRFLVISIGTGTGKIEKRYNAKMVAKWGILNWLLHGGSVPLVDVFTQSSGDMVDLNLAVVFQALHSEENYLRIQDDTLTGTEASVDASTKENLNKLVEIGEKLLKKPVSRVNLETGLSEPVKNCGTNEEALRKLAKKLSQERKYREEKSKTRGKVAH; from the exons ATGGAAAACACAATGTCGGTTCATCCTGATCAGCAGCCAACATCAAAGAACTTGATCACCATTCTAAGCATTGATGGGGGCGGCATCAGGGGGATCATCCCTGCAACTATACTTGCTTTCCTTGAATCCCAACTTCAG GAGTTGGATGGTGAGGAAGTTAGACTTGTAGACTACTTCGATGTGATTGCAGGAACAAGCACAGGTGGTCTTGTTACCGCCATGCTAGCTGCTCCAAATGAAAAGAATCGACCTCTTTTTGATGCTAAGGATATCAAGCCCTTCTATCTTCAACACGGCCCTCAGATTTTCCCACAGGAGAG CGGCATATATGGAGCAATCAAAAACACATTCAGATCCCTGATAGGACCCAAATATGACGGGAAATACCTTCACCGGATTCTAAGAGAGAAATTAGGGGGAACTCGACTGGATAGCACATTGACCAACGTCGTTATACCAACTTTTGATATCAAGCAACTACAACCAACCATTTTCTCAACGTCTGAg GCGAAAAAGGACTCCTGTTTGAATGCTCGACTGTCAGACATATGCATAGGCACTTCGGCAGCTCCAACCTACCTCCCTGCCCATCACTTCATGCACCAAAATGATGTAGGAAATGTTAGAGAATTCAATCTTATAGATGGTGGTGTTGTTGCAAACAATCCG GCTCTAGTGGCCATAAACCAAGTGACTAAACAGATCAATGATGCAAATCCTAATTTCTTCCCAATCAAATCCACGGATTATGGTCGCTTTCTAGTAATCTCAATAGGCACAGGTACTGGAAAGATAGAAAAAAGATACAATGCAAAAATGGTAGCCAAGTGGGGAATTCTGAACTGGTTACTTCATGGTGGTTCAGTACCATTGGTGGATGTGTTTACTCAATCAAGTGGAGATATGGTTGATTTGAACCTAGCTGTGGTGTTCCAAGCCCTTCATTCCGAAGAGAATTACCTCAGAATTCAA GATGACACATTGACTGGGACTGAAGCTTCAGTTGATGCGTCTACGAAAGAGAACTTGAACAAACTCGTAGAGATAGGGGAGAAGTTATTGAAGAAACCAGTATCAAGGGTGAATTTAGAGACGGGTTTATCAGAACCAGTTAAAAACTGTGGCACAAATGAGGAGGCTTTGAGAAA ATTAGCAAAAAAACTTTCACAAGAAAGAAAGTACAGAGAGGAAAAATCTAAGACACGTGGGAAAGTTGCACATTGA
- the LOC121242188 gene encoding protein FAR1-RELATED SEQUENCE 5-like: protein MGKSPGYVRDLGGTVVSETLRTTRSGESAGCWVLSTAEFVFMGGSGRGHHLSGNHSKHWDILSTCPNIPNYMPAYYGPVPAWSPAFLPYPVGNQYPINIQHDMEPLSPLINRSSATSRLVGSDDNRLDGVKTDSLCTSRVEESNEDRSNPRETDDGNAGSSQNVDCDDMIEEPKSVMEFNSLEDLINYYKQYGKKCGFEVMTKKAEKGDDETVRYVTLVCARGGKAQNRILNVANPHPTGKTECKAKINTLKSEGKFQLTTVHNIHNHCLSPKKSRFFRCNRKVSDALKRVLDTNDMAGIRMNKSFGSLVVGAGGFGNLPFLEKDCRNYIDKARHLRFGASGAGALQQYFLQMQYKNPGFFALMDLDDEGRLKNVFWCMDGIAPKAIRTDQDRAMKNAIAIVFPNRRHRFCLWHILQKVPEKLGSYGSYKSGMKNDLMKCVYDTQSVEEFEECWEHLIITYNLHENVWLQSLYAECEHWTNSKEFVDQFENALKKKFENENTADFHTFNVTIPCISRSPIEKRFQDLYTNTKFKEVQQQVTGIIDMDPKLLKTDGSIKTYLVEDEVRLEEFTKLVTHYVDFSEEDTFAKCSCGLFEMGGILCRHVLAVFKCNEIKSLPDRYILD from the exons GTTGTTGGGTACTTAGCACTGCAGAGTTCGTGTTCATGGGTGGATCTGGTAGAGGCCATCATCTCAGTGGAAATCATTCGAAACACTGG GACATACTATCAACTTGTCCAAACATCCCAAATTACATGCCTGCTTACTATGGACCAGTGCCTGCGTGGTCACCGGCTTTTTTGCCATATCCAGTTGGTaaccaatatccaatcaacATACAG CATGACATGGAACCTTTGAGTCCTCTCATCAATAGAAGCTCCGCTACAAGCAGACTAGTTGGTTCAGATGATAATAGACTTGATGGGGTAAAAACTGATTCGCTATGTACATCTAGAGTTGAAGAAAGCAATGAGGATAGATCAAATCCACGGGAAACCGATGATGGCAATGCCGGTTCATCTCAGAATGTGGATTGTGATGATATGATTGAGGAGCCAAAGTCAGTGATGGAGTTTAATTCCCTGGAAGATTTAATCAATTATTATAAGCAATATGGTAAGAAATGCGGGTTTGAGGTGATGACAAAAAAGGCTGAGAAGGGAGATGATGAAACTGTTAGATATGTCACCCTTGTTTGTGCCCGCGGTGGGAAGGCCCAGAATAGAATTTTGAATGTCGCCAATCCACATCCGACAGGAAAGACTGAATGTAAGGCAAAGATCAATACGTTAAAATCTGAGGGAAAGTTCCAGTTGACTACAGTTCATAACATACATAACCACTGCCTTAGTCCAAAGAAATCTCGTTTCTTTCGATGTAATAGAAAAGTGAGCGATGCTCTAAAAAGGGTCTTAGATACAAATGATATGGCTGGCATCAGAATGAATAAGAGCTTTggatctcttgttgttggcGCGGGTGGATTTGGGAACCTCCCGTTTTTAGAAAAAGATTGTCGTAATTACATCGACAAGGCAAGACATCTAAGATTTGGCGCAAGTGGTGCTGGAGCGCTTCAACAGTATTTTTTACAGATGCAGTATAAAAATCCTGGATTTTTtgcattgatggatttagatgatGAGGGGAGGTTAAAAAATGTCTTCTGG TGCATGGATGGTATAGCTCCAAAAGCTATTAGAACTGATCAGGACAGAGCCATGAAAAATGCCATCGCTATTGTTTTTCCTAATAGGCGACATCGATTTTGTTTATGGCATATATTGCAGAAAGTTCCTGAGAAGCTTGGCTCCTATGGATCATACAAGAGTGGGATGAAAAATGACCTGATGAAATGTGTGTATGACACTCAAAGCGTTGAAGAGTTTGAGGAATGTTGGGAACATTTAATTATCACTtacaacttgcatgagaatGTGTGGTTGCAAAGTTTATATGCTGAGTGTGAGCATTGG ACAAACTCGAAGGAGTTTGTCGACCAATTTGAGAAcgcattgaaaaaaaaatttgagaacgAAAATACTGCGGACTTCCACACATTTAATGTCACAATTCCCTGCATATCTAGATCTCCGATTGAGAAGAGGTTTCAAGATTTGTATACAAATACTAAATTCAAGGAAGTTCAGCAACAAGTTACCGGCATCATCGACATGGATCCAAAATTACTTAAGACGGATGGTTCAATAAAGACTTACTTAGTAGAGGATGAGGTTCGTCTGGAAGAATTCACTAAGCTGGTTACGCATTATGTGGACTTTAGTGAGGAAGATACATTTGCAAAGTGTTCTTGTGGTTTATTTGAGATGGGAGGCATATTGTGTCGACACGTTTTGGCTGTATTCAAATGTAACGAGATTAAATCTTTGCCAGATAGATACATTTTGGATTGA